In a single window of the Harpia harpyja isolate bHarHar1 chromosome 3, bHarHar1 primary haplotype, whole genome shotgun sequence genome:
- the ZC3H14 gene encoding zinc finger CCCH domain-containing protein 14 isoform X3 — protein sequence MEIGTEISRKIRGAIKGKLQELGAYVDEELPDYIMVMVANKKSQEQMTEDLSLFLGNNTVRFTVWLHGVLDKLRSVTTEPTSVKSSESNIFESNLPSSKSSSCASDERRREDVLPPLAVSSTRTERTDSRVSTSSQEQRNTASRQSCEDGPASRLTSTVKPLRELSPSEAVIDIKPEPDDLIDEDLNFMQENPLSRKKPIEESSRKRRLPVVSSVVKVKKFCNDGEDEEEEEDYGLRTGSISSSVSVPAKPERRPSLPPSKQANKNLILKAISEAQESVTKTTNYSTVPQKQTVPVAPRTRISPEESQLEVIHVQNRLPALSSQLQVEEPKEQSVEGIQGAEQKELSSRLQIDPVIEDTLQVTQDYYDAESMVHTDTRSFILKKPKLSEEVVLQNQQLGKRATEAIRVLSGRLIQTRDQLAQPEKPASPKFIVTLDGVPSPPGYLSDQEEEDMCITEGLKPVIQNMCAGKGLKGLRAQQMQVVTRQLESCDVDMEQLNVLQKQEKVLERCKYWPACKNGDECVYHHPTLPCKVFPNCKFADKCLFIHPNCKYDAKCTKPDCPYTHASRRTPHPSPKPAPLPTPSISSSSPLCKFFPACKKMECPFYHPKHCRFNTQCTRPDCTFYHPTIAVPPRHALKWTRTQTSE from the exons GCTCCATGGTGTTTTGGATAAGCTGCGATCTGTGACTACTG AACCAACTAGTGTAAAATCTTCAGAATCTAATATCTTTGAGAGCAACCTTCCTTCCAGCAAAAGCAGTTCATGTGCGAGTGATGAGAGGAGGCGTGAGGATGTCTTGCCACCTCTTGCAGTTTCCAGCACTCGGACTGAAAGGACTGACTCAAGAGTTTCAACTAGCTCACAGGAACAAAGGAACACTGCTTCACG GCAGTCTTGTGAAGATGGTCCAGCATCCCGCTTAACATCTACAGTCAAGCCTTTGAGGGAATTGTCACCTTCTGAAGCTGTAATTGACATTAAACCTGAACCAGATGATCTAATTGATGAAGACCTAAACTTCATGCAGGAGAATCCCTTGTCGCGGAAGAAACCTATT GAAGAAAGCTCCAGGAAGAGACGGTTGCCTGTTGTAAGCTCAGTAGTCAAAGTGAAAAAGTTCTGTAATGAtggggaagatgaggaggaggaggaagactaTGGATTGCGAACAGGAAGTATCTCCAGCAGTGTATCTGTACCTGCAAAGCCAGAAAGAAG ACCTTCATTGCCACCTTCAAAACAGGCCAATAAGAATCTAATACTGAAAGCAATCTCTGAAGCACAGGAGTCAGTTACAAAAACAACCAATTATTCCACTG TTCCACAGAAACAGACTGTTCCAGTTGCACCAAGAACTCGAATTAGCCCAGAAGAATCTCAGTTAGAAGTAATCCATGTGCAAAACAGACTGCCTGCCCTGAGTTCTCAGCTTCAAGTAGAAGAGCCAAAGGAGCAGTCAGTTGAAGGAATTCAAG gagcTGAACAAAAGGAGCTCTCTTCCCGGCTCCAGATTGATCCTGTGATTGAAGATACCTTGCAAGTGACTCAAG ATTACTATGATGCAGAATCTATGGTCCATACAGATACTAGGTCATTTATCCTGAAGAAGCCCAAATTATCTGAGGAAGTAGTGCTGCAGAATCAGCAATTGGGAAAGAGGGCTACAGAGGCAATACGAGTACTCTCAGGACGTCTAATACAGACACG AGACCAGCTTGCACAGCCAGAGAAACCTGCTAGTCCCAAGTTCATCGTGACTCTGGATGGTGTGCCCAGTCCACCGGGATACCTTTCTGATCAAGAAGAGGAAGATATGTGTATAACTGAAGGATTAAAGCCAGTTATCCAAAATATGTGTGCCGGCAAAGGATTAAAAGGCCTTCGGGCACAGCAGATGCAAGTTGTAACCAGGCAGCTAGAGAGCTGTGATG tGGACATGGAACAGTTAAATGTGCTGCAAAAACAGGAGAAGGTGCTTGAGCGCTGCAAGTACTGGCCTGCCTGTAAAAATGGAGATGAATGTGTGTACCATCACCCCACACTACCTTGCAA AGTTTTTCCTAACTGCAAATTTGCTGATAAATGCTTGTTCATCCATCCAAACTGTAAATACGATGCAAAGTGCACTAAGCCAGACTGTCCTTACACTCATGCCAGTCGACGAACCCCCCATCCATCTCCTAAACCAG CACCACTACCCACACCATCTATATCCTCCAGTAGTCCGCTGTGCAAGTTTTTTCCTGCTTGTAAGAAAATGGAATGTCCATTTTACCACCCAAAA caTTGTAGATTTAATACCCAGTGTACAAGACCAGACTGCACTTTTTACCATCCAACTATTGCTGTACCTCCACGCCATGCCTTGAAATGGACTCGAACTCAAACCAG TGAATGA
- the ZC3H14 gene encoding zinc finger CCCH domain-containing protein 14 isoform X1, translating into MEIGTEISRKIRGAIKGKLQELGAYVDEELPDYIMVMVANKKSQEQMTEDLSLFLGNNTVRFTVWLHGVLDKLRSVTTEPTSVKSSESNIFESNLPSSKSSSCASDERRREDVLPPLAVSSTRTERTDSRVSTSSQEQRNTASRQSCEDGPASRLTSTVKPLRELSPSEAVIDIKPEPDDLIDEDLNFMQENPLSRKKPIVTVTYGSSRPSAEIYRPPASRSADGNIHVHRLSQQSNLQESWQLDTQSCRSLETGQLCNPEAFGSLAESYRPTSKLSADKVGSEEESSRKRRLPVVSSVVKVKKFCNDGEDEEEEEDYGLRTGSISSSVSVPAKPERRPSLPPSKQANKNLILKAISEAQESVTKTTNYSTVPQKQTVPVAPRTRISPEESQLEVIHVQNRLPALSSQLQVEEPKEQSVEGIQGAEQKELSSRLQIDPVIEDTLQVTQDYYDAESMVHTDTRSFILKKPKLSEEVVLQNQQLGKRATEAIRVLSGRLIQTRDQLAQPEKPASPKFIVTLDGVPSPPGYLSDQEEEDMCITEGLKPVIQNMCAGKGLKGLRAQQMQVVTRQLESCDVDMEQLNVLQKQEKVLERCKYWPACKNGDECVYHHPTLPCKVFPNCKFADKCLFIHPNCKYDAKCTKPDCPYTHASRRTPHPSPKPAPLPTPSISSSSPLCKFFPACKKMECPFYHPKHCRFNTQCTRPDCTFYHPTIAVPPRHALKWTRTQTSE; encoded by the exons GCTCCATGGTGTTTTGGATAAGCTGCGATCTGTGACTACTG AACCAACTAGTGTAAAATCTTCAGAATCTAATATCTTTGAGAGCAACCTTCCTTCCAGCAAAAGCAGTTCATGTGCGAGTGATGAGAGGAGGCGTGAGGATGTCTTGCCACCTCTTGCAGTTTCCAGCACTCGGACTGAAAGGACTGACTCAAGAGTTTCAACTAGCTCACAGGAACAAAGGAACACTGCTTCACG GCAGTCTTGTGAAGATGGTCCAGCATCCCGCTTAACATCTACAGTCAAGCCTTTGAGGGAATTGTCACCTTCTGAAGCTGTAATTGACATTAAACCTGAACCAGATGATCTAATTGATGAAGACCTAAACTTCATGCAGGAGAATCCCTTGTCGCGGAAGAAACCTATTGTAACTGTAACTTATGGTTCTTCTCGTCCTTCTGCTGAAATATACCGACCACCAGCTAGCAGGAGTGCAGATGGCAATATACATGTGCACAGATTGTCACAACAGAGCAACTTACAGGAGAGCTGGCAGTTAGACACACAAAGCTGCAGGTCTTTGGAAACAGGCCAGCTGTGCAATCCAGAAGCATTTGGCAGCTTAGCAGAAAGTTACAGACCCACTTCCAAACTTAGTGCCGATAAAGTAGGCAGTGAG GAAGAAAGCTCCAGGAAGAGACGGTTGCCTGTTGTAAGCTCAGTAGTCAAAGTGAAAAAGTTCTGTAATGAtggggaagatgaggaggaggaggaagactaTGGATTGCGAACAGGAAGTATCTCCAGCAGTGTATCTGTACCTGCAAAGCCAGAAAGAAG ACCTTCATTGCCACCTTCAAAACAGGCCAATAAGAATCTAATACTGAAAGCAATCTCTGAAGCACAGGAGTCAGTTACAAAAACAACCAATTATTCCACTG TTCCACAGAAACAGACTGTTCCAGTTGCACCAAGAACTCGAATTAGCCCAGAAGAATCTCAGTTAGAAGTAATCCATGTGCAAAACAGACTGCCTGCCCTGAGTTCTCAGCTTCAAGTAGAAGAGCCAAAGGAGCAGTCAGTTGAAGGAATTCAAG gagcTGAACAAAAGGAGCTCTCTTCCCGGCTCCAGATTGATCCTGTGATTGAAGATACCTTGCAAGTGACTCAAG ATTACTATGATGCAGAATCTATGGTCCATACAGATACTAGGTCATTTATCCTGAAGAAGCCCAAATTATCTGAGGAAGTAGTGCTGCAGAATCAGCAATTGGGAAAGAGGGCTACAGAGGCAATACGAGTACTCTCAGGACGTCTAATACAGACACG AGACCAGCTTGCACAGCCAGAGAAACCTGCTAGTCCCAAGTTCATCGTGACTCTGGATGGTGTGCCCAGTCCACCGGGATACCTTTCTGATCAAGAAGAGGAAGATATGTGTATAACTGAAGGATTAAAGCCAGTTATCCAAAATATGTGTGCCGGCAAAGGATTAAAAGGCCTTCGGGCACAGCAGATGCAAGTTGTAACCAGGCAGCTAGAGAGCTGTGATG tGGACATGGAACAGTTAAATGTGCTGCAAAAACAGGAGAAGGTGCTTGAGCGCTGCAAGTACTGGCCTGCCTGTAAAAATGGAGATGAATGTGTGTACCATCACCCCACACTACCTTGCAA AGTTTTTCCTAACTGCAAATTTGCTGATAAATGCTTGTTCATCCATCCAAACTGTAAATACGATGCAAAGTGCACTAAGCCAGACTGTCCTTACACTCATGCCAGTCGACGAACCCCCCATCCATCTCCTAAACCAG CACCACTACCCACACCATCTATATCCTCCAGTAGTCCGCTGTGCAAGTTTTTTCCTGCTTGTAAGAAAATGGAATGTCCATTTTACCACCCAAAA caTTGTAGATTTAATACCCAGTGTACAAGACCAGACTGCACTTTTTACCATCCAACTATTGCTGTACCTCCACGCCATGCCTTGAAATGGACTCGAACTCAAACCAG TGAATGA
- the ZC3H14 gene encoding zinc finger CCCH domain-containing protein 14 isoform X2, with product MVMVANKKSQEQMTEDLSLFLGNNTVRFTVWLHGVLDKLRSVTTEPTSVKSSESNIFESNLPSSKSSSCASDERRREDVLPPLAVSSTRTERTDSRVSTSSQEQRNTASRQSCEDGPASRLTSTVKPLRELSPSEAVIDIKPEPDDLIDEDLNFMQENPLSRKKPIVTVTYGSSRPSAEIYRPPASRSADGNIHVHRLSQQSNLQESWQLDTQSCRSLETGQLCNPEAFGSLAESYRPTSKLSADKVGSEEESSRKRRLPVVSSVVKVKKFCNDGEDEEEEEDYGLRTGSISSSVSVPAKPERRPSLPPSKQANKNLILKAISEAQESVTKTTNYSTVPQKQTVPVAPRTRISPEESQLEVIHVQNRLPALSSQLQVEEPKEQSVEGIQGAEQKELSSRLQIDPVIEDTLQVTQDYYDAESMVHTDTRSFILKKPKLSEEVVLQNQQLGKRATEAIRVLSGRLIQTRDQLAQPEKPASPKFIVTLDGVPSPPGYLSDQEEEDMCITEGLKPVIQNMCAGKGLKGLRAQQMQVVTRQLESCDVDMEQLNVLQKQEKVLERCKYWPACKNGDECVYHHPTLPCKVFPNCKFADKCLFIHPNCKYDAKCTKPDCPYTHASRRTPHPSPKPAPLPTPSISSSSPLCKFFPACKKMECPFYHPKHCRFNTQCTRPDCTFYHPTIAVPPRHALKWTRTQTSE from the exons GCTCCATGGTGTTTTGGATAAGCTGCGATCTGTGACTACTG AACCAACTAGTGTAAAATCTTCAGAATCTAATATCTTTGAGAGCAACCTTCCTTCCAGCAAAAGCAGTTCATGTGCGAGTGATGAGAGGAGGCGTGAGGATGTCTTGCCACCTCTTGCAGTTTCCAGCACTCGGACTGAAAGGACTGACTCAAGAGTTTCAACTAGCTCACAGGAACAAAGGAACACTGCTTCACG GCAGTCTTGTGAAGATGGTCCAGCATCCCGCTTAACATCTACAGTCAAGCCTTTGAGGGAATTGTCACCTTCTGAAGCTGTAATTGACATTAAACCTGAACCAGATGATCTAATTGATGAAGACCTAAACTTCATGCAGGAGAATCCCTTGTCGCGGAAGAAACCTATTGTAACTGTAACTTATGGTTCTTCTCGTCCTTCTGCTGAAATATACCGACCACCAGCTAGCAGGAGTGCAGATGGCAATATACATGTGCACAGATTGTCACAACAGAGCAACTTACAGGAGAGCTGGCAGTTAGACACACAAAGCTGCAGGTCTTTGGAAACAGGCCAGCTGTGCAATCCAGAAGCATTTGGCAGCTTAGCAGAAAGTTACAGACCCACTTCCAAACTTAGTGCCGATAAAGTAGGCAGTGAG GAAGAAAGCTCCAGGAAGAGACGGTTGCCTGTTGTAAGCTCAGTAGTCAAAGTGAAAAAGTTCTGTAATGAtggggaagatgaggaggaggaggaagactaTGGATTGCGAACAGGAAGTATCTCCAGCAGTGTATCTGTACCTGCAAAGCCAGAAAGAAG ACCTTCATTGCCACCTTCAAAACAGGCCAATAAGAATCTAATACTGAAAGCAATCTCTGAAGCACAGGAGTCAGTTACAAAAACAACCAATTATTCCACTG TTCCACAGAAACAGACTGTTCCAGTTGCACCAAGAACTCGAATTAGCCCAGAAGAATCTCAGTTAGAAGTAATCCATGTGCAAAACAGACTGCCTGCCCTGAGTTCTCAGCTTCAAGTAGAAGAGCCAAAGGAGCAGTCAGTTGAAGGAATTCAAG gagcTGAACAAAAGGAGCTCTCTTCCCGGCTCCAGATTGATCCTGTGATTGAAGATACCTTGCAAGTGACTCAAG ATTACTATGATGCAGAATCTATGGTCCATACAGATACTAGGTCATTTATCCTGAAGAAGCCCAAATTATCTGAGGAAGTAGTGCTGCAGAATCAGCAATTGGGAAAGAGGGCTACAGAGGCAATACGAGTACTCTCAGGACGTCTAATACAGACACG AGACCAGCTTGCACAGCCAGAGAAACCTGCTAGTCCCAAGTTCATCGTGACTCTGGATGGTGTGCCCAGTCCACCGGGATACCTTTCTGATCAAGAAGAGGAAGATATGTGTATAACTGAAGGATTAAAGCCAGTTATCCAAAATATGTGTGCCGGCAAAGGATTAAAAGGCCTTCGGGCACAGCAGATGCAAGTTGTAACCAGGCAGCTAGAGAGCTGTGATG tGGACATGGAACAGTTAAATGTGCTGCAAAAACAGGAGAAGGTGCTTGAGCGCTGCAAGTACTGGCCTGCCTGTAAAAATGGAGATGAATGTGTGTACCATCACCCCACACTACCTTGCAA AGTTTTTCCTAACTGCAAATTTGCTGATAAATGCTTGTTCATCCATCCAAACTGTAAATACGATGCAAAGTGCACTAAGCCAGACTGTCCTTACACTCATGCCAGTCGACGAACCCCCCATCCATCTCCTAAACCAG CACCACTACCCACACCATCTATATCCTCCAGTAGTCCGCTGTGCAAGTTTTTTCCTGCTTGTAAGAAAATGGAATGTCCATTTTACCACCCAAAA caTTGTAGATTTAATACCCAGTGTACAAGACCAGACTGCACTTTTTACCATCCAACTATTGCTGTACCTCCACGCCATGCCTTGAAATGGACTCGAACTCAAACCAG TGAATGA